Proteins co-encoded in one Bombus huntii isolate Logan2020A unplaced genomic scaffold, iyBomHunt1.1 ctg00000066.1, whole genome shotgun sequence genomic window:
- the LOC126876139 gene encoding uncharacterized protein LOC126876139, with the protein MRHWDLIFDYPKITKETPEAIDDFLETVKVNLQALEKLGEPVTSNVALIKLFTSKLPSAIIRKWQRTLPDRKMPSYTHLVDFLKTRTNGDRTSSASTVIKRESDQHKRQRPNAPRSYAFTTTHNTLVCPNCQGQHELWNCDVFKAKSPKKRLEIAKRASLCTNCLDQPVDRSIIHIPRNLQLADPRFHRPAPIEILLSAGPTLASLCVGQLDISQANGPDLRLQKTRFGWVIGGSPTSQSSALAFHAFTTALQADPARVWEIDEGPPTAHISEAERQCEEHFRNHDQRTNEGRYMVALPFNETIPSLGSSKTMAMKRLIFLCRRFQRDKRFEADYRAVIQEYVELGHMTKITTDNCTDDGYFLPHHGVIKESSQTTKLRVVFDGSAPTTTGVSLNDVLHTGPKLQDDLFFILLRFRSHQCVITFDVEKMYRQFLVRPEDRKFQQILWRNSDGEVDTYQLNTVTFGLSAAPYLAIRCLKQLADDEGHRYPRAATVLQRDFYVDDVLTGVDRKVEARSLRTELTELAGLNIRKWASNDRELLRGLFEQDINDKLLLGESQTFKTLGVVWNSFDDSILYSVKINSTASRITKRTISSEIAKIYDPPGLLAPVIVRAKMLLQRLWTLKIDWDESLPADVHTEWSKYYAQLPLLNNVKFPRKTIIKAAAEIKLHGFCDASERAYGACVYLRTITPDGHVWTRLLTAKSKVAPLKSQTIPRLELSGALLLASLATTVLQALSSNISRTVYWTDSTIVLHWINTSPHTLKTFVADRVTEIQQKTHTSDWRHIPTADNPADLISRGQSPEDFLRPTIWQHGPEWLQQPERYWPTWNPVPLTEIPEEKKATCLAVTPADHSLLERFSSWPKLIRITARCLRWRQKQDRGRPLTTHDLTNAHNKLVKLLQFCYFSDEIRTLRTDRNSAVKGKLQRLNPFLDKDGMLRVGGRLSHSPMPFSQKHPIIVPKSSVTALIIEHEHLINLHSGTQATLYALRRSYWPIDGRSHVWSTLKMFVRCCRANPPPVDYVLGDLPASRITESRPFTNVGIDYCGPFYIKERKDRNRRKIKVYVAIFICLEVKAVHIELVSDLTSEAFIAALRRFIAHREFCVTIYSDNGTIFAGANNELRELRNLLQSDDHKVKVQSLLVDRRIEWLFIPPNSPHFGGLWEAAVKSFKRHFRRVAGWGYMGGRRREDGAACVIEISGKLESLGKGGNQSGGLVPVSAKRVWIRDVRLGQGGVKGGRNGCRLLTWTSTPGAFVHGALLERGNGYAAVEWAGMMVVGVYVSPNSGRAAFEEFLDGVGDCVRRRLPRQVLVLGDFNAHSTEWGNARANARPHAIKLGRGTWTSVSEQGLDQYLRDVQRELHC; encoded by the exons ATGCGCCACTGGGACTTGATTTTTGACTATCCGAAAATAACCAAAGAGACACCCGAAGCGATAGATGATTTTCTTGAGACGGTCAAGGTAAACCTCCAAGCGCTAGAAAAACTCGGTGAACCAGTTACCTCAAATGTCGctcttataaaattattcacgTCGAAGCTACCCTCAGCCATCATTCGCAAATGGCAGCGCACATTGCCGGACAGGAAAATGCCGTCATATACGCATCTGGTAGACTTTCTGAAAACACGGACGAACGGCGACAGGACAAGTTCAGCATCAACCGTGATAAAAAGAGAGTCCGATCAACACAAACGTCAGCGACCGAACGCACCGCGAAGTTACGCATTCACAACTACACATAATACGTTGGTGTGTCCGAATTGTCAAGGACAACACGAATTATGGAATTGTGATGTCTTCAAAGCAAAGTCGCCTAAAAAACGCCTTGAAATCGCCAAGAGGGCGTCTCTATGTACCAATTGTTTAG ATCAACCCGTAGATCGCTCAATAATACATATACCGAGGAATCTCCAACTAGCCGATCCAAGATTCCATAGGCCTGCGCCGATCGAAATATTGTTGAGCGCCGGACCAACGCTAGCATCACTCTGTGTCGGCCAACTTGACATCAGTCAAGCAAACGGGCCCGACTTGCGTCTGCAAAAAACGCGATTCGGATGGGTCATCGGGGGGAGCCCAACCTCGCAATCATCAGCACTCGCATTTCACGCCTTCACGACGGCTTTACAGGCGGACCCCGCCCGTGTTTGGGAAATCGACGAAGGACCGCCCACTGCACACATTTCGGAAGCGGAACGACAGTGCGAAGAACACTTTCGAAATCACGATCAACGCACCAACGAAGGGCGATACATGGTCGCTCTCCCATTCAACGAAACAATTCCTTCGCTTGGATCCTCTAAGACAATGGCGATGAAGCGACTCATTTTCCTCTGTCGTCGATTCCAACGAGACAAACGATTCGAAGCCGACTATCGCGCCGTGATACAAGAATATGTGGAATTAGGACACATGACGAAGATTACCACGGACAACTGCACGGACGACGGATATTTTCTGCCACATCACGGCGTGATCAAAGAGTCCAGCCAAACTACAAAACTCCGAGTTGTGTTTGACGGATCTGCACCAACCACCACCGGAGTTTCATTAAACGACGTACTTCATACGGGACCGAAACTACAAGATGACTTATTCTTCATCCTTCTAAGATTTCGTTCTCATCAATGCGTCATTACATTCGATGTCGAAAAGATGTATCGACAATTTCTTGTGCGTCCAGAGGATcgaaaatttcaacaaattttgtGGCGTAATTCTGATGGAGAAGTTGACACCTATCAACTTAATACAGTGACATTCGGGCTGTCAGCGGCCCCTTATCTAGCCATTCGGTGCCTCAAACAACTGGCGGACGACGAGGGACATCGGTACCCACGAGCGGCGACGGTCTTACAGCGAGACTTCTACGTCGACGATGTTCTCACAGGAGTTGATAGAAAGGTCGAGGCACGATCATTGAGAACGGAGCTCACGGAACTGGCCGGCTTAAACATTCGAAAATGGGCATCGAACGACCGGGAACTGCTACGAGGACTTTTCGAGCAGGACATAAACGACAAGCTGCTACTAGGCGAATCGCAAACCTTCAAAACTCTGGGTGTGGTTTGGAATTCCTTTGACGATTCGATCCTATATTccgtaaaaattaattctaccGCCTCTCGAATCACGAAGAGAACAATCAGCTCCGAAATCGCCAAGATCTACGACCCCCCTGGATTATTGGCACCAGTGATCGTTCGTGCTAAGATGCTGCTCCAACGACTCTGGACTTTAAAAATTGATTGGGACGAATCTCTACCGGCTGACGTGCACACGGAATGGAGCAAATATTATGCACAGCTGCCATTATTGAATAACGTGAAGTTTCCACGTAAAACGATAATCAAGGCTGCAGCggaaattaaattacacgGGTTCTGTGACGCTAGCGAAAGGGCTTATGGGGCATGCGTTTACCTTCGCACCATCACTCCGGATGGTCATGTCTGGACACGACTCCTCACTGCAAAATCAAAGGTGGCTCCACTGAAATCACAAACCATTCCAAGGCTGGAACTGAGTGGAGCACTTCTTCTCGCATCATTGGCCACCACAGTCCTTCAAGCTTTATCAAGCAACATTTCTCGGACTGTTTACTGGACGGATTCTACAATCGTACTTCATTGGATCAATACATCACCCCATACGCTGAAAACCTTTGTCGCTGATCGTGTGACAGAAATTCAGCAGAAGACTCACACCTCAGATTGGCGTCACATTCCCACTGCCGATAACCCTGCAGATCTCATATCTCGAGGCCAATCACCCGAAGATTTCCTGCGACCAACCATTTGGCAACATGGTCCGGAATGGCTCCAACAACCAGAAAGATACTGGCCGACGTGGAACCCAGTACCATTAACTGAAATACCAGAGGAGAAGAAAGCAACATGTCTGGCCGTGACTCCTGCTGACCACAGTCTACTGGAGAGATTTTCTTCTTGGCCCAAGCTGATTAGAATTACCGCTCGTTGCCTCCGATGGAGACAAAAACAGGATCGAGGGAGACCTCTAACCACACATGATTTAACCAATGCGCATAACAAATTGGTCAAACTGTTACAATTCTGTTATTTTTCAGATGAAATCCGCACTCTCCGAACAGATCGAAATTCTGCAGTGAAGGGGAAGCTGCAACGACTCAATCCATTTCTGGACAAAGACGGGATGTTGCGAGTCGGAGGCCGACTCAGTCACTCACCAATGCCGTTCAGTCAGAAACACCCAATCATTGTACCCAAATCCTCAGTCACAGCACTCATAATCGAGCATGAACACCTCATCAATCTCCACTCCGGAACTCAAGCTACCTTATACGCCTTAAGAAGATCTTATTGGCCTATCGACGGCCGTAGTCACGTTTGGAGCACGCTGAAGATGTTCGTCCGTTGCTGCCGAGCTAATCCACCTCCAGTGGATTACGTATTGGGCGACCTCCCAGCCTCACGGATAACGGAATCTCGACCGTTTACCAACGTCGGAATAGATTATTGCGGACCGTTTTACATCAAAGAACGAAAGGATCGCAACCGACGCAAAATTAAGGTATATGTAGCAATCTTTATATGTCTTGAAGTCAAAGCAGTCCACATCGAGCTGGTCAGCGACCTCACTAGCGAGGCCTTCATTGCTGCTCTGCGAAGATTCATCGCTCACCGAGAATTCTGTGTGACAATTTACTCCGACAACGGTACCATCTTCGCTGGCGCCAACAATGAATTACGAGAGCTCCGAAATCTCCTGCAATCCGACGATCATAAGGTAAAGGTTCAGTCCCTTTTAGTCGACCGACGGATCGAATGGCTCTTCATTCCTCCCAACTCACCTCACTTCGGAGGGCTATGGGAAGCTGCAGTGAAATCCTTCAAACGACATTTCAGGCGTGTCGCAG GGTGGGGATACATGGGAGGCAGACGTAGAGAGGACGGAGCTGCGTGCGTAATCGAAATCTCCGGAAAACTGGAGAGCCTGGGCAAGGGAGGTAACCAGAGTGGAGGACTAGTGCCTGTGAGCGCAAAACGGGTGTGGATACGGGACGTCCGGCTTGGACAAGGAGGAGTTAAAGGAGGACGGAATGGTTGTCGGTTGCTCACCTGGACATCAACGCCCGGGGCGTTCGTCCACGGAGCCCTGCTGGAACGCGGCAACGGATACGCCGCGGTCGAGTGGGCAGGGATGATGGTGGTGGGGGTGTACGTGTCACCTAACAGTGGACGGGCAGCGTTCGAAGAATTCCTAGACGGAGTTGGCGACTGCGTCAGGCGACGACTCCCACGACAAGTGCTCGTCCTGGGAGACTTCAACGCGCACTCCACGGAATGGGGGAACGCCAGGGCCAACGCGCGGCCGCACGCTATCAAACTGGGCCGCGGGACTTGGACTTCTGTTAGTGAACAGGGGCTCGACCAGTACCTGCGTGACGTGCAGAGGGAGCTCCATTGTTGA